Proteins from a genomic interval of Clostridium sp. AN503:
- a CDS encoding M23 family metallopeptidase — protein sequence MKEKMNQMFKDKLFLVMLVLGLLTIVAAAGVVTIQRGSGQEQNPYVDMQGQGEFLAEEPGQQTPVAGDSNTQPAGTQEAKENMAQNNPDTVVSEETYEVAAAEEEAQAAGTGIDAATALVLNFNDASKMMWPVRGNIVLDYNMESTIFFPTLDQYKCNPGLVIQGQVSDPVYAPANARVVESGTNEEIGNYLMLDLGNDYSVICGQLKEVTAVEGEYLEKGQLMGYVAEPTKYYTVEGSNVFFEMKQGDKTVDPLDYLE from the coding sequence GTGAAAGAGAAAATGAATCAGATGTTCAAGGATAAATTATTCCTTGTCATGTTGGTGCTGGGCCTGCTGACTATAGTAGCTGCGGCAGGTGTTGTTACAATCCAAAGAGGAAGCGGGCAGGAACAGAATCCATATGTGGATATGCAGGGGCAGGGGGAATTTCTTGCAGAGGAACCGGGGCAGCAGACGCCGGTAGCAGGAGACTCCAATACACAGCCGGCTGGTACGCAGGAAGCAAAGGAGAATATGGCACAGAACAATCCGGATACGGTTGTGTCAGAGGAGACTTATGAGGTTGCAGCAGCAGAAGAAGAAGCCCAGGCTGCCGGGACCGGGATCGACGCAGCAACTGCACTGGTGCTGAATTTCAACGACGCCAGCAAGATGATGTGGCCGGTCAGAGGGAATATCGTGCTGGATTACAACATGGAATCCACCATATTTTTCCCGACCCTGGACCAGTACAAATGCAATCCCGGACTGGTCATCCAGGGCCAGGTCAGCGACCCTGTCTATGCTCCGGCCAATGCACGCGTAGTGGAGAGCGGTACCAACGAAGAGATCGGAAATTACCTGATGCTGGATCTGGGTAATGACTATTCCGTGATCTGCGGACAGCTCAAGGAAGTGACGGCCGTGGAAGGGGAATACCTGGAAAAGGGCCAGCTTATGGGCTATGTTGCGGAGCCTACCAAATACTATACGGTAGAAGGCAGCAATGTATTCTTTGAGATGAAGCAGGGAGATAAGACAGTGGATCCGCTGGATTATCTGGAATAA
- a CDS encoding CBS domain-containing protein, translating to MNILFFITPKSEIAYIYEDDSIRQALEKMEYHKFSAVPLLTRDGRYCGTITEGDLLWGIKNQYDLNLKEAEGIPVNTIRRRMDYRPVTAKSNMEDMIDRALNQNFVPVVDDRGLFIGIITRKDIIKYYYEKGNAAENAAEVKSGLRRAGVLC from the coding sequence ATGAATATATTATTTTTTATCACACCCAAGAGTGAGATCGCCTATATATACGAAGATGATTCTATCCGCCAGGCGCTGGAGAAGATGGAATACCACAAATTTTCTGCAGTACCCCTGCTCACCAGGGACGGCAGATACTGCGGGACCATAACCGAAGGTGACCTGTTGTGGGGGATAAAGAATCAGTATGATTTAAACTTGAAAGAGGCGGAGGGGATACCGGTCAATACGATCAGGCGGCGCATGGATTACCGCCCGGTGACGGCAAAGTCCAACATGGAGGATATGATCGACCGGGCGCTGAACCAGAACTTTGTCCCGGTAGTGGACGACCGTGGGCTGTTTATCGGGATCATCACCCGAAAGGATATTATCAAGTATTACTATGAAAAAGGCAATGCGGCTGAGAATGCCGCAGAAGTGAAAAGCGGGCTGAGGAGGGCAGGAGTGTTATGTTAA
- a CDS encoding manganese catalase family protein, with protein sequence MWRYEKRLQYPVNITQTNPKMAQFIISQYGGPDGESAAAMRYLSQRYAMPYEKGKAILNDIGTEELAHFEIIGAIVHQLTRNLTPQEIEESGFGPYYIDHTTGLWPQAAGGIPFNACEFQSKGDPITDLFEDLAAEQKARTTYDNILRMVKDPEVCDPIRFLREREVVHFQRFGEALRDVQDHLDSRNFYAFNPAFDKKQGTPGC encoded by the coding sequence ATGTGGAGATATGAAAAAAGACTGCAGTATCCGGTAAATATTACGCAGACAAACCCGAAGATGGCACAGTTCATCATCAGCCAGTATGGCGGTCCCGACGGAGAATCTGCGGCAGCTATGCGGTATTTAAGCCAGCGCTACGCTATGCCCTATGAAAAGGGAAAGGCAATCTTAAATGATATTGGAACAGAAGAACTGGCGCATTTCGAGATCATCGGCGCTATCGTCCATCAGCTGACCAGGAACCTGACTCCCCAGGAGATCGAGGAATCTGGTTTTGGGCCATACTATATTGACCATACTACCGGTCTCTGGCCTCAGGCGGCAGGGGGAATCCCGTTCAATGCCTGCGAGTTCCAGTCCAAGGGCGATCCGATCACGGACCTGTTTGAGGACCTGGCGGCAGAACAGAAGGCCAGGACCACGTATGACAATATCCTGCGGATGGTAAAGGACCCGGAGGTCTGTGATCCGATCCGTTTCTTAAGAGAGCGGGAGGTTGTGCATTTCCAGAGATTCGGTGAAGCCCTCAGGGATGTCCAGGATCATCTGGACAGCCGGAATTTCTATGCGTTCAATCCTGCATTTGACAAGAAGCAGGGGACGCCTGGGTGCTGA
- a CDS encoding glycogen/starch/alpha-glucan phosphorylase, whose amino-acid sequence MNMGFDKETFKKSVVYNVKSLFRKTIDEATPAQVFQAVSYAVKDVIIDEWIATHKVYEKKDVKTLYYLSMEFLMGRALGNNIINIMARDEIKEALDELGFDLNLIEDQEPDAALGNGGLGRLAACFLDSLATLGYPAYGCGIRYRYGMFKQKIENGYQIEVPDEWLKDGNPFEVRRSEYATEVKFGGYVKTVWENGREHFVQEGYQSVMAVPYDLPVVGYGNNVVNTLRIWDAQPIDTFSLDSFDKGDYQKAVEQENLAKTICEVLYPNDNHYAGKELRLKQQYFFISASVQRAVTKYMEKHDDIRKFYEKNVFQLNDTHPTVAVAELMRILLDEYGLEWDEAWEVTTKTCAYTNHTIMAEALEKWPIELFSRLLPRIYQIVEEINRRFIMQIQQMYPGNQDKVAKMAIIYDGQVKMAHMAIAGSFSVNGVARLHTEILKNQELKDFYQMMPDKFNNKTNGITQRRFLLHGNPLLADWVTSKIGDEWITDLSTISKLKLYVDDEKCQHEFMNIKYQNKIRLAKYIKEHNGIDVDPRSIFDVQVKRLHEYKRQLMNILHVMYLYNQLKDNPNMDMIPRTFIFGAKAAAGYKRAKLTIKLINAVADVINNDRSINGRIKVVFIEDYRVSNAEVIFAAADVSEQISTASKEASGTGNMKFMLNGALTIGTMDGANVEIVEEVGEENAFIFGTSSDEIIELEHNRKYDPMQIFNNDQDIRRVLMQLINGYYAPRDPEMFRDIYNSLLNTQSSDRADTYFILKDFRMYVDAQKRVDEAYRDSKWWAKAAMLNTACSGKFSSDRTIEEYVRDIWHLKKVEVEL is encoded by the coding sequence ATGAATATGGGATTTGACAAGGAAACATTTAAAAAGAGCGTTGTATATAACGTAAAGAGCCTGTTCAGAAAAACGATCGACGAGGCGACACCTGCGCAGGTGTTCCAGGCGGTGTCTTATGCGGTGAAGGACGTTATCATCGACGAGTGGATCGCTACACACAAGGTATATGAGAAAAAGGATGTAAAGACCCTTTACTACCTGTCCATGGAATTTTTGATGGGTCGTGCCCTGGGCAACAACATCATCAATATCATGGCCAGGGATGAGATCAAAGAAGCGCTCGATGAGCTGGGCTTTGACTTAAACCTGATCGAGGACCAGGAGCCGGATGCGGCGCTTGGAAACGGCGGTCTGGGCCGTCTTGCAGCCTGCTTTTTAGACTCCCTGGCGACACTGGGCTACCCGGCATACGGCTGTGGTATCCGTTACCGTTACGGAATGTTCAAACAGAAGATCGAGAACGGCTATCAGATCGAAGTACCGGATGAGTGGCTGAAGGACGGCAACCCCTTTGAGGTGCGCCGCTCGGAATATGCGACCGAAGTCAAGTTCGGCGGTTATGTGAAGACCGTATGGGAGAATGGGCGGGAGCATTTTGTTCAGGAGGGCTATCAGTCTGTGATGGCGGTGCCATATGACCTTCCGGTTGTGGGCTACGGCAACAATGTGGTGAATACCCTGCGTATCTGGGACGCGCAGCCGATCGATACCTTCAGCCTGGATTCCTTTGATAAGGGCGACTATCAGAAGGCCGTGGAGCAGGAGAACTTAGCGAAGACCATATGTGAGGTCCTGTATCCCAATGACAACCATTATGCAGGTAAAGAGCTGCGCTTAAAACAGCAGTATTTCTTCATTTCCGCCAGTGTACAGCGCGCGGTTACCAAATACATGGAGAAACACGATGACATCCGTAAGTTCTACGAAAAAAATGTTTTCCAGCTCAACGATACCCATCCGACGGTGGCAGTTGCAGAGTTGATGAGGATTCTTTTGGACGAGTATGGCCTGGAATGGGATGAGGCATGGGAGGTCACCACAAAGACCTGTGCTTACACCAACCACACCATCATGGCTGAGGCCCTGGAGAAATGGCCGATCGAGCTGTTCTCCAGACTGCTTCCGCGAATCTATCAGATCGTGGAAGAGATCAACCGCCGTTTTATCATGCAGATCCAGCAGATGTATCCTGGCAATCAGGATAAGGTTGCCAAGATGGCGATCATCTATGACGGTCAGGTGAAGATGGCCCATATGGCGATCGCAGGCAGCTTTTCCGTAAACGGCGTTGCGCGCCTGCACACGGAGATCTTAAAGAACCAGGAGCTGAAGGATTTTTACCAGATGATGCCGGACAAATTCAACAATAAGACCAACGGTATCACCCAGAGAAGATTCCTTCTGCACGGCAATCCGCTTCTGGCTGACTGGGTCACTTCAAAGATCGGCGATGAGTGGATCACCGACCTGTCCACTATCAGCAAGCTGAAGCTGTATGTGGATGATGAGAAATGCCAGCATGAATTCATGAACATCAAATACCAGAACAAGATCCGTCTGGCAAAATATATCAAAGAGCACAATGGTATTGATGTGGACCCGCGTTCTATCTTCGACGTGCAGGTGAAACGTCTCCATGAGTATAAACGCCAGCTGATGAATATCCTGCATGTGATGTACTTATACAACCAGCTGAAGGATAATCCGAATATGGATATGATCCCGAGGACCTTTATCTTTGGCGCAAAAGCGGCGGCAGGCTACAAGCGTGCCAAGCTGACCATTAAGCTGATCAACGCTGTTGCAGATGTGATCAACAACGACAGGTCGATCAACGGCAGGATCAAGGTAGTGTTCATTGAGGATTACCGGGTATCCAATGCGGAGGTTATTTTTGCGGCGGCAGATGTCAGCGAGCAGATATCCACCGCCAGCAAGGAAGCATCCGGCACCGGCAACATGAAATTCATGTTAAACGGCGCTCTGACCATAGGCACCATGGACGGTGCAAATGTGGAGATCGTGGAAGAGGTTGGTGAGGAGAATGCATTTATCTTCGGTACTTCCTCCGATGAGATCATCGAGCTGGAGCACAACCGCAAGTATGATCCCATGCAGATATTCAACAATGACCAGGATATCCGCCGGGTGCTGATGCAGCTGATCAACGGCTATTACGCGCCACGGGATCCGGAGATGTTCCGGGATATTTACAATTCCCTGTTGAATACCCAGAGCAGCGATCGTGCCGACACTTATTTCATCTTAAAAGATTTCCGCATGTATGTGGACGCGCAGAAGCGTGTGGATGAGGCTTACCGCGATTCTAAGTGGTGGGCAAAGGCTGCCATGCTCAACACTGCATGCAGCGGCAAGTTCAGCTCTGACCGTACCATCGAGGAGTATGTGCGTGACATCTGGCACTTAAAAAAGGTTGAGGTAGAGCTGTAA
- a CDS encoding FGGY-family carbohydrate kinase, with protein sequence MNYLMGIDNGGTFSKAAIFDTEGSQIAVASLPTRVLTPKSGYTERDMEELWQTNAQVIRAVLEKSGIRPSDIAGVSLSGHGKGLYVVDTQGNPVCSGILSTDTRAWEYPVRWRREGVLDKVFEKTCQTVLACQPVSLLAWMKDHVPEAYDRIGTVFSVKDYVRYRLTGVRNGEYTDFSGGNLINMKTGTYDRELMELFGIGGIYDRLPPLKESAEICGGVTRESGRLTGLLEGTPVAAGMFDVNACGIASGLVSEKDLCMIAGTWSINEFLARSPIVDGSVSLNSMFCIPGYYLIEESSPTSAGNLEWFIRTQMPMEQETWGRAGLYERINRMVSEIRPEESNLIFLPFLNGSNEDPQARGTFVGLTGYHDRRHMLRAIYEGVVFSHMTHVRRLLRNRERPESIRLSGGAANSEVWVQIFADALQIPVDVVEGKELGAQGAAMAAGIGAGIYADYQEAAARTVRITKTVVPRPESGAVYEKKYQAYRLVNDAMAGIWSKLK encoded by the coding sequence TTGAACTATTTGATGGGGATAGATAACGGAGGGACATTTTCAAAAGCGGCTATATTTGACACAGAAGGAAGTCAGATCGCGGTGGCAAGCCTTCCCACCCGGGTACTGACGCCGAAGTCCGGCTATACGGAGCGGGATATGGAGGAGCTGTGGCAGACCAATGCGCAGGTGATCCGGGCGGTGCTGGAAAAAAGCGGGATCCGGCCGTCTGATATAGCGGGCGTCTCTTTGTCCGGACATGGCAAGGGGCTGTATGTGGTGGATACACAGGGAAACCCTGTCTGCAGCGGTATCTTGTCTACCGATACCAGGGCATGGGAATACCCTGTGCGGTGGAGGCGGGAAGGCGTGCTGGACAAGGTGTTTGAGAAAACCTGCCAGACAGTGCTGGCGTGCCAGCCGGTCAGTCTGCTTGCGTGGATGAAGGATCATGTACCGGAGGCATATGACCGGATCGGCACGGTATTTTCTGTGAAGGACTATGTGCGATACCGCCTGACGGGAGTGAGGAACGGGGAATACACGGATTTTTCGGGCGGAAATCTGATCAATATGAAGACTGGCACATACGACCGGGAGCTGATGGAGCTGTTCGGGATCGGTGGGATCTATGACAGGCTGCCGCCTTTAAAGGAATCCGCGGAGATCTGCGGCGGTGTGACAAGAGAGAGCGGCCGTCTGACCGGACTTTTAGAGGGAACGCCTGTGGCAGCAGGTATGTTTGATGTGAATGCCTGCGGGATTGCATCCGGGCTTGTATCAGAAAAGGATCTGTGCATGATCGCCGGAACCTGGAGCATCAATGAATTCCTGGCACGGTCTCCTATTGTGGACGGCAGTGTATCTTTGAATTCCATGTTCTGTATCCCGGGATATTATCTCATTGAGGAGAGCAGTCCAACTTCAGCCGGCAATCTGGAATGGTTTATCCGGACTCAGATGCCGATGGAACAGGAAACCTGGGGCCGGGCCGGTCTTTATGAGCGGATCAACCGGATGGTTTCTGAGATCCGGCCAGAGGAAAGTAACCTGATCTTCCTGCCGTTTTTAAACGGTTCCAATGAGGACCCGCAGGCGAGGGGGACATTTGTCGGATTGACGGGATATCATGACCGCAGGCATATGCTGAGAGCCATTTATGAGGGCGTGGTGTTTTCCCACATGACTCATGTAAGACGGCTTTTACGGAACCGGGAGAGGCCGGAGAGCATCCGCCTTTCGGGCGGCGCTGCCAATTCGGAAGTCTGGGTACAGATATTTGCAGACGCACTCCAGATCCCGGTTGATGTGGTGGAAGGGAAAGAGCTGGGGGCTCAGGGTGCTGCTATGGCAGCAGGGATCGGCGCAGGGATCTATGCAGACTATCAGGAGGCGGCAGCCAGGACTGTCCGGATCACAAAGACGGTTGTCCCCAGGCCGGAATCGGGAGCGGTCTACGAAAAAAAATACCAGGCTTACCGGCTGGTCAACGACGCTATGGCCGGTATATGGAGCAAATTAAAGTAA
- a CDS encoding spore coat protein CotJB: MMCGCENQLLKNVYETGFALDDILLYLDTHPTDQDAMNYYKYAKRINEEAVKAYEQAYGPLMITQVCSDNWSWMKSPWPWEGGKR, translated from the coding sequence ATGATGTGTGGATGTGAAAACCAGCTGTTAAAAAATGTTTACGAAACCGGCTTTGCCCTGGACGATATCCTCCTTTATCTGGATACCCATCCAACCGACCAGGACGCCATGAACTACTATAAATATGCAAAACGGATCAATGAGGAAGCAGTGAAAGCTTATGAGCAGGCTTATGGCCCGTTAATGATCACTCAGGTCTGCTCTGACAACTGGAGCTGGATGAAGAGCCCGTGGCCCTGGGAAGGAGGGAAGCGTTAA
- a CDS encoding gluconate 5-dehydrogenase, with protein sequence MDYIKNYSLEGKVALITGASYGIGFAIAQAMAGAGATIVFNDIKQELVDKGIAAYEAEGIKAHGYVCDVTDEDAVNAMVAKIEAEVGVVDILVNNAGIIKRIPMIEMAAKDFRQVIDVDLNAPFIVSKAVIPAMIKKGGGKIINICSMMSEFGRETVSAYAAAKGGLKMLTRNIASEYGEYNIQCNGIGPGYIATPQTAPLREKQADGSRHPFDQFIVSKTPAGRWGEASDLGGPAVFLASEASDFVNGQILYVDGGIKAYIGKQPS encoded by the coding sequence ATGGACTACATCAAGAATTATTCCCTGGAAGGCAAAGTTGCGCTGATCACCGGAGCATCTTACGGTATTGGTTTTGCTATCGCGCAGGCTATGGCAGGTGCAGGCGCTACCATCGTTTTCAATGATATCAAGCAGGAGCTGGTTGATAAGGGGATCGCAGCTTACGAGGCAGAGGGCATCAAAGCACACGGCTATGTATGCGACGTTACCGACGAGGATGCGGTGAACGCCATGGTAGCGAAGATTGAGGCTGAAGTGGGCGTTGTAGACATCCTGGTCAACAATGCAGGCATCATCAAGAGGATCCCGATGATCGAGATGGCAGCCAAAGATTTCCGTCAGGTTATCGATGTGGACTTGAATGCTCCGTTCATCGTATCCAAGGCAGTGATCCCGGCTATGATCAAGAAGGGCGGCGGAAAGATCATCAACATCTGTTCCATGATGTCCGAGTTTGGCCGCGAGACCGTTTCTGCATACGCAGCAGCGAAGGGCGGATTGAAGATGCTGACCAGGAACATTGCTTCCGAGTACGGCGAGTACAACATCCAGTGCAACGGCATTGGGCCTGGTTATATTGCAACACCTCAGACCGCGCCTCTGCGTGAGAAACAGGCAGACGGCTCCAGGCATCCGTTTGACCAGTTTATCGTATCCAAAACTCCTGCAGGCCGCTGGGGTGAGGCTTCCGATCTGGGCGGACCCGCAGTATTCCTTGCATCCGAAGCTTCTGATTTTGTGAACGGCCAGATCCTGTATGTAGACGGCGGTATTAAGGCATATATCGGAAAACAGCCGTCTTAA
- a CDS encoding ATP-binding domain-containing protein, protein MTDRQNLPEEQNPFPDETAHLEMIMGRLDEALKEANDSVERIDREYRDAKRYMADYRGEIDPHEMFQNELALKQIDRTGAFAVDVWSRLARLKESPYFARIDFREKDGQKAAQYYIGRFAFHRENELLIFDWRAPVAGMFYDCEVGPAGYEAPSGWIEGELTRKRQFKIKNGVLEYALESSVHIGDDVLQRELSHTSDEKMRSIISTIQKEQNQIIRDENTNTMIIQGVAGSGKTSIALHRIAYLLYRFKDRLSAANIMILSPNRVFGDYISTVLPELGEEPVCEFGFKDIAQVQLEGIVSFDKDRDPLGFSDREWEERVRFKSTLDFVRLMDQYLEEMPQTIFQPEDYVFGPFTAKADWIRMRFGACEGMPVKKRLERIAEDIHDRFDSDNYMGDRVPGVRTILKSLNSMLVIKNSLALYRNFYQWLGYPHMLVMPGKKTLEWADVSPFLYLHSAFEGIRESRRIRHLVIDEMQDYTPVQYAVINRLFPCPKTILGDYGQFINPLHRHTLKDLMQIYHDGRLVELTKSYRSTYEIITFAKKIQNSGKLEPMERHGEAPQVTACSDDAEKLDRIRRKLKDFSESEYASCGIIVKTGQAAKELYKLLAGEFHVQLISEESTRFMNGISVTSIRMSKGLEFDEVIVADADAEVYHTEYDRCLLYIASTRAMHRLSMFYTGNPSHLLP, encoded by the coding sequence ATGACAGATAGACAGAATTTACCTGAAGAACAGAATCCATTTCCAGATGAGACCGCCCATCTGGAAATGATCATGGGAAGGCTGGATGAGGCTCTGAAAGAGGCCAACGACAGTGTTGAGCGGATCGACAGGGAGTACAGAGATGCAAAACGGTATATGGCGGATTACCGGGGGGAGATCGATCCTCATGAAATGTTCCAGAATGAACTGGCTTTAAAACAGATTGACAGGACCGGTGCGTTTGCGGTGGATGTGTGGTCACGGCTTGCCAGGCTGAAGGAATCCCCTTACTTTGCGCGGATTGACTTTCGGGAAAAGGACGGGCAGAAGGCGGCACAGTATTATATCGGACGCTTTGCGTTTCACCGTGAAAACGAACTTTTGATCTTTGACTGGCGGGCTCCCGTAGCGGGAATGTTTTATGACTGTGAGGTGGGGCCTGCCGGGTATGAGGCCCCGTCTGGATGGATCGAGGGCGAGCTGACCCGAAAACGCCAGTTCAAAATAAAAAACGGGGTGCTGGAATACGCACTGGAAAGTTCGGTCCATATCGGGGATGATGTCCTGCAGCGGGAGCTTTCCCATACATCCGACGAGAAGATGAGATCGATCATTTCCACGATCCAGAAGGAACAGAACCAGATCATCCGGGATGAAAATACCAATACCATGATCATACAGGGAGTGGCCGGTTCCGGCAAGACCTCCATCGCACTGCACAGGATCGCATACCTTCTCTACCGTTTTAAGGACAGGCTTTCCGCAGCCAATATCATGATCCTTTCACCCAACAGGGTATTCGGCGACTACATATCCACGGTCCTTCCAGAGCTGGGGGAGGAGCCTGTCTGTGAATTTGGGTTTAAAGATATTGCCCAAGTACAGCTTGAGGGGATCGTAAGTTTTGATAAGGACCGGGATCCGCTTGGATTTTCTGACAGGGAGTGGGAGGAACGTGTGCGGTTCAAGTCGACACTGGATTTTGTCAGGCTGATGGATCAGTATCTTGAGGAAATGCCCCAAACCATTTTTCAGCCGGAGGACTATGTTTTTGGCCCTTTTACGGCGAAGGCAGACTGGATCCGGATGCGTTTTGGAGCCTGTGAAGGTATGCCTGTGAAAAAACGGCTGGAACGGATCGCGGAGGATATTCATGATCGTTTTGATTCCGATAATTATATGGGAGACAGGGTGCCGGGGGTGAGGACCATACTAAAAAGCCTGAATTCCATGCTGGTCATAAAGAACAGCCTTGCGCTGTACAGGAACTTTTATCAGTGGCTGGGATATCCCCATATGCTTGTGATGCCGGGGAAAAAGACCCTGGAATGGGCGGACGTATCCCCGTTCCTTTATCTTCATTCAGCCTTTGAAGGTATCCGGGAGAGCAGGCGTATCAGGCATCTGGTCATTGATGAGATGCAGGACTATACCCCTGTGCAGTACGCTGTCATCAACAGGCTCTTTCCATGCCCCAAGACGATCCTGGGGGATTATGGTCAGTTCATCAATCCCCTCCATCGGCATACCTTGAAAGACCTGATGCAGATCTATCATGATGGGAGGCTGGTTGAGCTGACGAAAAGCTACCGCTCCACCTATGAGATCATCACATTCGCAAAGAAAATACAAAACTCCGGGAAACTGGAGCCAATGGAGCGGCATGGAGAAGCCCCCCAGGTAACGGCATGCAGTGATGATGCGGAAAAACTGGACAGGATCCGCCGGAAGCTGAAGGATTTTTCAGAAAGCGAATATGCATCCTGCGGAATCATTGTCAAAACCGGGCAGGCAGCTAAGGAACTGTATAAACTGCTTGCAGGAGAGTTTCATGTGCAGTTGATCTCTGAGGAAAGCACCAGATTCATGAATGGGATCTCTGTCACATCCATCCGGATGTCAAAGGGTCTGGAATTTGATGAGGTCATAGTTGCGGATGCCGATGCCGAGGTTTATCACACGGAATATGACAGGTGCCTGCTTTATATAGCATCCACAAGAGCCATGCACCGGCTGTCCATGTTTTATACAGGAAATCCGTCCCATCTGCTTCCCTGA
- a CDS encoding spore coat associated protein CotJA, giving the protein MDCNCNQRNTCTCRPQMPVPPCMNTNCGCGQTDIQPRPIRPMQQSAPASCQCQTPIKPMPCQVQPAVRPMPCQCQDQTPIMPRPAVPSQTTSVSPAFSTCVREDRLSGMPIAMGYVPWQKWKQTYSLEQGLNRGTIFPELDLPFVMGRCRG; this is encoded by the coding sequence ATGGATTGTAACTGCAATCAACGGAACACCTGTACCTGCAGACCGCAGATGCCGGTTCCTCCCTGCATGAATACCAATTGCGGATGCGGACAAACGGATATCCAGCCGCGCCCGATCCGCCCGATGCAGCAATCTGCACCGGCATCATGCCAGTGCCAGACCCCGATAAAACCAATGCCGTGCCAGGTACAGCCGGCTGTCCGGCCTATGCCGTGTCAGTGCCAGGACCAGACTCCGATCATGCCGCGGCCAGCGGTTCCGTCACAGACCACCTCGGTTTCTCCGGCTTTCAGCACCTGTGTCCGTGAAGACCGGCTGTCCGGTATGCCGATCGCCATGGGATATGTGCCGTGGCAGAAATGGAAACAGACATATTCTCTGGAACAGGGACTGAACCGTGGAACTATTTTCCCGGAACTGGATCTGCCATTTGTTATGGGGAGGTGCCGTGGATGA
- a CDS encoding SpoIID/LytB domain-containing protein — translation MRKWVVSGIIILLLPWLMSLVWMHQGGQAVSPVKEIQAGLEAENQAAGTLINGSGDAAGVAGDTVVEAGEAEVEKTAGALEAAVEGLAAGVRGAGDGSHGTVTRKILLERNGIRTYLALEDYLPGVIVCQMNPEYSPEALKCQAVIARTYIYRLMNGRTEIHEEELDLDYLGEEAGVRPGSTSLAEKELAAENLGRCRKAVQETAGIVMRYEDRYVLPLFHAISAGRTRKGEADYPYLQPVDSRWDTSRADYKCTLEWSRAEFAGLVNQIPDGQPVSADQLPDQIQTVKKDDSEYVLQMKIGAKTYTGEEIQYALGLPSSCFLLEGDGDRIRAVSRGSGHGYGLSQAGADSMARDGWGYEDILNYYYKNISLTAE, via the coding sequence ATGCGCAAATGGGTGGTGTCGGGAATTATCATCCTCCTGCTTCCCTGGCTGATGTCCCTTGTGTGGATGCATCAGGGAGGACAGGCTGTGAGTCCCGTGAAAGAGATCCAGGCGGGGCTTGAAGCTGAAAACCAGGCGGCGGGGACGCTGATAAATGGAAGCGGAGACGCGGCGGGAGTTGCGGGAGATACCGTAGTGGAAGCAGGAGAAGCTGAGGTGGAAAAGACTGCCGGGGCGCTGGAGGCAGCGGTGGAAGGACTTGCGGCAGGTGTCCGGGGAGCGGGGGACGGCTCACATGGCACTGTCACCAGGAAGATCCTTCTGGAGCGGAACGGCATCCGCACCTATCTTGCTCTGGAAGACTACCTGCCTGGAGTGATCGTCTGTCAGATGAACCCGGAATACAGCCCGGAGGCGTTGAAGTGCCAGGCAGTCATTGCAAGGACCTACATATACCGTCTGATGAATGGGCGCACGGAGATCCATGAGGAGGAGCTGGATCTGGATTACCTGGGAGAAGAGGCTGGAGTGCGGCCGGGCAGCACCAGCCTGGCCGAAAAGGAGCTGGCGGCGGAGAATCTGGGGCGCTGCCGGAAGGCAGTCCAGGAGACGGCGGGGATCGTAATGAGATATGAGGACCGCTATGTGCTGCCGCTGTTTCATGCCATAAGCGCAGGACGGACGAGAAAGGGGGAGGCGGACTACCCGTATCTTCAGCCCGTGGACAGCCGCTGGGACACGTCGAGGGCAGATTATAAGTGTACCCTGGAATGGAGCCGGGCAGAATTTGCAGGACTGGTGAACCAGATACCAGACGGGCAGCCGGTGTCGGCAGACCAGCTTCCAGACCAGATCCAGACTGTAAAAAAAGATGATTCGGAATACGTTTTACAGATGAAGATCGGCGCAAAAACTTACACTGGCGAGGAGATCCAGTATGCACTGGGACTTCCGTCCTCATGCTTTCTTCTGGAAGGCGATGGCGACAGGATACGCGCCGTTTCAAGAGGCAGCGGACATGGTTACGGCCTGAGCCAGGCGGGAGCGGACAGTATGGCAAGGGACGGCTGGGGATACGAAGATATATTAAATTATTATTATAAAAATATTTCTCTGACGGCTGAATAA